CTACATAGAACCAAATCCCTATGTAAAAAGACATCGCCACCATCATTCAACCAAAATTTCCATTATTCAATAAAAAATCTTAATTTGAATTCATACGCCATTTAATACTCGAAATAACCCGATCCCTAAACCCACTAACCCACAACCTATGTCGAACCCAAACGTTGCCCACGTTGAAAAATCCGTTTTTTCCATCCTCAACGCCGAAAATGAAATCATTGGTTACGGTTTCTTCGTCGACCCGCATGGAACTGCCCTTACCTGTTATCATATTATCGCTGCACTTACCAGCATTCGCATCAGAGACCACGATGGAAATGAACATATAGCCACAATAGATGAATACCATACCCTATGGGGCGTGCAGTACTCTGATATTGCTGTTCTTCAAATTCCAATGCAGTCTCCAACCTTCTTACAACTACCTCAACCCAAAGTGGTAGACCAGGAAATGACTGTTATCAAGGTGAACAATTCAAGCTTTGAATTCGAAGACATTCTATACCATAACGTCACTACCCCCACTCATCCACCATCATCTCACGGCCTACCCATCACATATACCGGCACAACCATGGCCGTCGGTTTTTTATCCGTTGCCAACTATCGCAACTTACCTAACCTGGCCATTTTCCGGCTAGCTAAAAAATCTGCCAACCTGGAACTATTCTTTCAATATCTCTCAGATAAATACTGTCCTGGAAAATTCAATCCTGAATTCAGCGAATTAAAAACCGTATGCAATGCACAACTACAACGTGCTTTCCGCCAGCAGCTCGAACAAAAATTCTTGCTACCATATAATTACACCCCTGAACCCAGGTACGGAATTAAACTCAAAGAATTCATAGAAGATAATAATTCGATTATATCCCTCGTCGGAGAAAGCGGCAGCGGCAAAACAAACTGCCTGCTTTGTGAGTTTCCTTACTATGCACGGTTTTTCTTTACAATATTTATCTCTGCTCATGATTTTGAACCACTACCAGCAAGCTTACCAGGAAAAATAAAAAACGTTTTAGCTAAAACACTCGCCGAGTATCCCCACGATAATATCACTGCCGATGATCTAATGAACCTGATATATCAACATCCGAAAAGATGCCTGATCATTATCGACGGGTTAAATAAAATGCCCCGCATCTCTTCTAAAACATTCGATGAATGGTTTACAAGATCTATCCGCTGGGCAAAAGGCATGGGCCTAAAATTAATTATAACAAGCACAGCATTACCTACCTTTCAAAATAGTGGCCGCCTGGACGGCTTCACCTGTGGGAGAATAAGTAAAGCCGCCAACAATTATAATCTACCCACAAAATTCAGTAAGATCTCCAGGCTCAATCGTCCACTATTACTGCGACTCCTTTTTGAGATTGGTGGCCAGGAACGATCGGCACCACTAGATGATTATCCTTTGTTCGCCACCTACCTGGCAAGAAAGTGTACGGCTCTCGCAGCACTTATCAATGTACCCTCACAGGTCGTCCATTCATTATTTATTGAATTTGCAAAACACTTCGCAACAAGCAATGATTACTGGCTCACTAATGACACCTACCAGGACATCCTCAAAGATCATCCACAATTAACCTCCATTCTCATCCAGGAGAACCTCTTCATTGAATCGGTGAATGGCGTCAGAATTGCTCATAACTGGCTGGCCGATTTCCTCATCGGTGAAACATTCCACCCGGATGAAGACATTGACTGGGAACAACTAATACCCATTAGTAATTCCACACAACGAAAAGGCCTCCCCTGGCTGCTGGCCAAAAAATCTTTCTTAGGACAGAACATGGCAGTTCCCCTGCAAAACCTGCTCACATTTATTTTGAAAAAAGACAGCCATCAATCCCGAGCCACCAAAATATTCGAAAATACGGTGAGACATTTATCTCTACCTGATCAATACTATTCAATCATTGAATCTTTCATCATCCAGCATCAACAAACATTCGGTTCCACCGATATTACCGGGCTAATGGTCTACAATTCCCATTTATCCACTTCCAATCAATTTAAACTATTAAAAAAGGCTTTATCTAATGAAGAATTGCCTTCATCTAATATTATGTTGTTTCTCCATCCTAATTACTATGAGAAAAATGACTATTTCCTGCAACTAGGTACTTTAATCGCTACCAAACAAATCCTGGAGAGATACCTCCTTGCAGAACCGGATACAACCATGCCACGAATAATGGATTGGCTATACGATTGCAAGGACCAGAATAAAATTTCGGTGATTAATATTATAGCAGGTATCATCATCTATCAATATGACAGCAGGTATAATCACTCATTTAATCCATGGAACAAGGATACACCCGCTCAAGCTTCCATCATTAAAGTGATGATCACCATGATCGTAGCATCACACAGTAAGACATTTTCGGATGTATTGACAGATTATTTGCTAAAGGATGATCATTCAGAAGGGATAAAGAACGGTACAGATTTTTATTTGAATGTTTTACCAACTGCAGTACTAAACGTTTACCGTGGCTTACCTCTTGATCAAGAAAAAATCAAATATACCATGTTGCTGCTCAGAGTTCCCGAATACCGGAAAGAAATGATTAGTGACATCCTACTCATATTTAAAGAGAGTAAAATGCCTGAATTATTGACAGAAAAGTTACGGGCATACGTCACGCAGGAAGGCATCTTTGAAGTACTGGTGCCCATGTTGGTCAAGTATATCAAATATGGCAGAAATTATAGGATAAGAAAGGATTGTATTTCAATTCTATTTCAATTTGGAAAAAACAAGGAACAAAACCAGGTGCTGGCAGATCATCTGGCAGCTCTTATCAGGATCAATTCCGATTTTGAATTGCACTTTACCAGATGTTTAATTCGGGGTCTCTATACCTTACCTGTCTCTTCCGCATCTTATCAAACTTTATCTGCCACGATTCCAATTCTACTGGAAAGAGATTTATCATCCTGGTATCGTACGTTGAAATACCTGTGCAGAGAAGAAAAAAATATTTACAAACGTGCAGATAAAATAAAATGGATTAATTGGGCATTTAACAATTTACCAGTGCGGCAACAATGTTCATTAGTGATCCTTCTTCTGAATTTGAATATTATCAAAGAAGAGGATAAGGTTCGGGAAATGATCAAACCAACCATATTATTAACGTTGCAAGAGTCCGATCTATTTTACCAGGCAGTATTAAAGAAAGCAGCGAAGAAAAATATAGCCCTGCATTACGATCTCCTGGATGATCAGGATTTTAAGGTGATGTTGAAAGTGTAATCCGGGTTAAAGAGCGTGTATTATGTACACGCTCTCCTTCTATAAAAACACAGCACTGATCTCCCGCATCCTTTCTCTCCTTAAGACCCAGTTTCCAAGAGGAACAAAATTTAAATAATCCCCTTATTTCCAAACGTTTCCATTTCATGCATTAACCTCGCTCTTTGTTCCATATACGACTTCCTGCCAAAATTCCCTTTTGCCACTTTCCCTGCTTTCTCCAGCCGTATTTCCAGGTGTATGTGGAGGCGTTTTTTAGGAGGAGGTTTGTTTAAGGCTTTAAGTTATTTAAAGCAAGGGAATCGGCAA
This window of the Chitinophaga sancti genome carries:
- a CDS encoding trypsin-like peptidase domain-containing protein, translated to MSNPNVAHVEKSVFSILNAENEIIGYGFFVDPHGTALTCYHIIAALTSIRIRDHDGNEHIATIDEYHTLWGVQYSDIAVLQIPMQSPTFLQLPQPKVVDQEMTVIKVNNSSFEFEDILYHNVTTPTHPPSSHGLPITYTGTTMAVGFLSVANYRNLPNLAIFRLAKKSANLELFFQYLSDKYCPGKFNPEFSELKTVCNAQLQRAFRQQLEQKFLLPYNYTPEPRYGIKLKEFIEDNNSIISLVGESGSGKTNCLLCEFPYYARFFFTIFISAHDFEPLPASLPGKIKNVLAKTLAEYPHDNITADDLMNLIYQHPKRCLIIIDGLNKMPRISSKTFDEWFTRSIRWAKGMGLKLIITSTALPTFQNSGRLDGFTCGRISKAANNYNLPTKFSKISRLNRPLLLRLLFEIGGQERSAPLDDYPLFATYLARKCTALAALINVPSQVVHSLFIEFAKHFATSNDYWLTNDTYQDILKDHPQLTSILIQENLFIESVNGVRIAHNWLADFLIGETFHPDEDIDWEQLIPISNSTQRKGLPWLLAKKSFLGQNMAVPLQNLLTFILKKDSHQSRATKIFENTVRHLSLPDQYYSIIESFIIQHQQTFGSTDITGLMVYNSHLSTSNQFKLLKKALSNEELPSSNIMLFLHPNYYEKNDYFLQLGTLIATKQILERYLLAEPDTTMPRIMDWLYDCKDQNKISVINIIAGIIIYQYDSRYNHSFNPWNKDTPAQASIIKVMITMIVASHSKTFSDVLTDYLLKDDHSEGIKNGTDFYLNVLPTAVLNVYRGLPLDQEKIKYTMLLLRVPEYRKEMISDILLIFKESKMPELLTEKLRAYVTQEGIFEVLVPMLVKYIKYGRNYRIRKDCISILFQFGKNKEQNQVLADHLAALIRINSDFELHFTRCLIRGLYTLPVSSASYQTLSATIPILLERDLSSWYRTLKYLCREEKNIYKRADKIKWINWAFNNLPVRQQCSLVILLLNLNIIKEEDKVREMIKPTILLTLQESDLFYQAVLKKAAKKNIALHYDLLDDQDFKVMLKV